Below is a genomic region from Terriglobales bacterium.
AGCAGGCGGAGGCGGAGCGCGAGAAGCGCTCGAAGATCATCCACGCGGAGGGCGAGTTCGCGGCCGCGCAGCGCCTGGCCGACGCCGCCAAGGTGCTGGCCGGCGAGCCCATCACTATCCAGTTGCGCTACCTGCAGACCCTGACCGAGATCGGCGCGGAGAAGAACACCACCATCGTCTTCCCCGTGCCGGTGGACATCGTGACCGGGCTGAGCCATCTGCTGGAGAAGGTCAGCAGCCAGAAGTAGCGGGTATTTCCGGGGTTACTAGCCGTCCGGCCCGACTTGGGTTAGAAGTTGGGCATGGATTACGAAGAGCAGGAACCGGAATATAACGAAGTCCACACGGGAACCGGCAAGCTGCTGCTGCTGTTTGTAGGCCTGGTGATGGTCTGTGCCGTCTTCTTCGGCTTGGGCTATACCATGGGCAAGACCGCGGCCGTCAAGGCCGGGTCGCTGGTTCCCGACGCGGCCGCGGCCACCCCCTCCGACGCTAGCAAGCCTTCCCCCGCGGTGCCCGCGGACTCCGCCGCAGCCTGTCCCCAGGGGCAGGACTGCAGCGCGCAGGGAGCCGCACCCGCCTCTTCCGACCAGATGACTTTTTATAAGTCGGTGGAACAGAAGGACGCCAACGCGCAGTTGTCCCCGCCTGCGACCGCCGCGCCCGACCCGGACGCTGCCGCCGCGGCTCCCGCCCCGGCTGCCGCGAGCAAGCTGGCCACACCCGAGAAGAGCGCCGCCCCGGTCACGCTGTCCGGGTACTCGGTGCAGGTGGCGGCGGTGACCAAGCCGCAAGACGCCCAGGCGCTGGTGGATGCCCTCCACCAGAAGCAGTATCCCGCCTTCGTCACCAGCGCGCCCAGCGACAAGCTGTTGCACGTGCAGGTAGGACCGTTCTCCGATCTCAAGGACGCTCAGGCCATGAAGGCCCGCCTGGCCGCAGACGGCTACAACCCCATCCTCAAGAAGTGAATCGAGCCATCGAGTCATCGGGCCATCGAGTCATTGGAAGTCAATGACGCGATGAACCGATGACTTGATCGCTCAATTCACTCAGTCCGTGTCGAACCTCTGCTCCTTCCAGGGATCCCCATACATGTGGTAGCCGTTCTGCTCCCAGAAGCCGGGGACGTCGTGGTCGAAGAACTCGATCCCCCGCACCCACTTCACCGACTTCCAGGCATAGAGGTGGGGCACGATCAGGCGGAGGGGGTAGCCGTGCTCGGGAGTGAGCGGCTGGCCGTCGTGGTGGGTGGCCAAGAGCACGTTGGGGCGGTCGAGGTCGGGCAGGGGGACGTTGGCGGTGAAGCCCTGCTCGGCGTGCACCAGCACGAAGCCGGCGCGCGGCCCCAGCTTCACCCGCTGGAGAAGTTCGCGGAAAGCCACTCCGCCCCAGCGGTTGTCGAAGCGGCTCCAGCGGGTGACGCAGTGGAAGTCGCTGGTGTCCTCGATGCGGGGCAGGCGGTTGAACTCTTCCCAGGACAGGCTGAGGGGTTGCTCCACCAGCCCGGTGATGCGGAAGACCCAGCGCGCCGGGTCGAAGCGCGGCACCGAGCCGTAGTGCAGCACCGGCCACTTCAGGGTGAGCGACTGCCCGGGAGGCAGGCGGCCCTCCTCCAGCTTCTTGCGTTCTTCCTGCTTGCGTTCGCTGCCATCGAAGAGCATGGGTCTCCCCCGGGACTGGGAACGATTGTACCCTGCCCCGGGGAGGTCCGGCCGGGGAGGCCGGCCAAGCGATGCCGCCGGGGGCGGGAAGATACAGATTGACGTCTGTCGATGGATAGGGTATACATCATATTGACAGGTGTCGATATGCCGCATCCCGTCTCCCACGATCCGCTGAGCCGCATGCTGCGCGCCATCGCCGACCCCACCCGGCGCAAGATCCTGCGCCTGCTCACCCAGAAGGGCTGCTGCTCCATCGCCCGCCCGGTGGGGATGTGCGCCTGCGACATCGAGGCGCGAGTGCGCCTCTCCCAGCCCACCGTCTCCCACCACATGGCCATCCTGAAGGAGGCTGGGCTGGTGCGCTCGGAGAAGCACGAACAATGGATGTGGTACCGCCGCCATGAGCGCGGCCTGGAAAAACTGCGCCGCGCCCTGCGCGTCGAACTCTGAAGGAGGAAGCGGATGAAGACCAAGGAAGACATCACGCAGGCGGTCCAGGAACGTTACGGCGAGATCGCGCGCGGGCAGCGGCCGGGGTGCGGCTGCGGCACCCCCGGCCAGTCCAAAGCGGCCATCGGCTACTCCGCCGAGGACCTGGAGCTGGCCGGGCAGGCCAACCTGGGGTTGGGCTGCGGCAATCCTCTGGCCCTGGCCGACCTCCAGCCGGGCATGACCGTGCTCGACTTGGGCAGCGGCGCCGGATTCGACGCCTTCCTGGCCTGGCGCCGGGTCGGTCCCAGCGGCCGGGTGATCGGAGTGGACATGACCGACGACATGCTGGCGCTGGCGCGCAAGAACGCCGCCGACCTGGGCGCCGGCAACGTCGAGTTCCGCAAGGGGCAGATCGAGCGCTTGCCGGTGGACGACGCCGCGGTGGACTTCGTCATCAGCAACTGCGTCATCAACCTCTCCGCCGACAAGCCCGCGGTCTTCCGCGAGGTGGCGCGCGTGCTCAAACCCGGCGGCCGCTTCGCGGTGAGCGACCTGGTGCTGCTGCGCGCGCTGCCCGCGGCCATCGCCGCCGACGTCAGCGCCTACGTGGGCTGCGTAGCCGGGGCCAGCCTCATGGGCGATTACGTGCGCCTGGCTTTGCAGGCCGGCTTGACCGACTTGAGCATCCCGCAGATGAGCGACGGCAATGCCCTGGCCGCAGCCTGGACCAGCGATC
It encodes:
- a CDS encoding SPOR domain-containing protein translates to MDYEEQEPEYNEVHTGTGKLLLLFVGLVMVCAVFFGLGYTMGKTAAVKAGSLVPDAAAATPSDASKPSPAVPADSAAACPQGQDCSAQGAAPASSDQMTFYKSVEQKDANAQLSPPATAAPDPDAAAAAPAPAAASKLATPEKSAAPVTLSGYSVQVAAVTKPQDAQALVDALHQKQYPAFVTSAPSDKLLHVQVGPFSDLKDAQAMKARLAADGYNPILKK
- a CDS encoding sulfite oxidase-like oxidoreductase; translated protein: MLFDGSERKQEERKKLEEGRLPPGQSLTLKWPVLHYGSVPRFDPARWVFRITGLVEQPLSLSWEEFNRLPRIEDTSDFHCVTRWSRFDNRWGGVAFRELLQRVKLGPRAGFVLVHAEQGFTANVPLPDLDRPNVLLATHHDGQPLTPEHGYPLRLIVPHLYAWKSVKWVRGIEFFDHDVPGFWEQNGYHMYGDPWKEQRFDTD
- a CDS encoding metalloregulator ArsR/SmtB family transcription factor, with product MPHPVSHDPLSRMLRAIADPTRRKILRLLTQKGCCSIARPVGMCACDIEARVRLSQPTVSHHMAILKEAGLVRSEKHEQWMWYRRHERGLEKLRRALRVEL
- the arsM gene encoding arsenite methyltransferase; protein product: MKTKEDITQAVQERYGEIARGQRPGCGCGTPGQSKAAIGYSAEDLELAGQANLGLGCGNPLALADLQPGMTVLDLGSGAGFDAFLAWRRVGPSGRVIGVDMTDDMLALARKNAADLGAGNVEFRKGQIERLPVDDAAVDFVISNCVINLSADKPAVFREVARVLKPGGRFAVSDLVLLRALPAAIAADVSAYVGCVAGASLMGDYVRLALQAGLTDLSIPQMSDGNALAAAWTSDLKPLIERFGEGALREAASALVSIRLHGRKPAATTQVSRSCCG